DNA from Thermoanaerobacterales bacterium:
CCATCATCAGTGAATATGTGGACAGGTTTATCAGGGAGCGGGAGTCTGAATTGCACTGCTTGATTCAAGAGAATCCCGATACTTACTCCCGGCTTATGGCCGTATTTAACAGGTCGATGGAGTGGGCGCGGATCAAAGGATATGTCTACCTAGTATACATTACGTTCCGAATGCAAGACGTGTTACGTGATGGTGAGAAAAACATCCGGAGAAGCCGGATTACCGCGATCCTTCAAGAAATCCTCATAAGGGGGCAGGAAGCCGGCGAAATCCGGCGGGATATCCCCTTACAAATGATGGTTATTCAATTGGATACCATTCGCCTGACAATGATCATGGGATGGTTGAAAGACCCAGAAGAGTTCTCAGTTCAGACCTTTATCGCCAAAAGTATTGATCTTTTTCTCAATGGATGTATGAACCGGTCGGGTAGGGATCCAAAAGGAGGAGATACAAGTGGATGAATCTTGTAAAGCGTCCTTTCTCAGTTGGCCCGAAGCTTTCAAAGCTGGAGCGGGAGTAGTCGGGGGAAAAGGTTGGAATCTGGCACGGCTAGACCGGTACGGTTTTAGAATCCCCCCTGGAGGGGTCTTTTCTGCCCGATCATACTTGGAGTTTCTCGTAGAGAACGATCTGGCAGAGACCCTAGAACGGCTTGCCCAGAAGATAACGATTGAGAATATTGGCGAGTCAGCTATTAAGGAAGAGCTCTTCGTCGTTAAACAAAGAATCGAGAGCGGTCGCGTTTCTATATCCCTTCAAGAAGGACTAATCTCCAAGCTCCGCCATCTCGAATTACTTGATAAACCGTTAGCAGTCCGGTCTTCGGCCAGTGCTGAAGACTCCGACAAGGCCTCTTTTGCCGGAATCCTCGAGTCTTTC
Protein-coding regions in this window:
- a CDS encoding TetR/AcrR family transcriptional regulator; amino-acid sequence: MELQDLSVLNRAERKKEKTRTKIIDVAIGLFDKQGFDSTTMEQIAEQADVARKTLYNHFPVKEAIISEYVDRFIRERESELHCLIQENPDTYSRLMAVFNRSMEWARIKGYVYLVYITFRMQDVLRDGEKNIRRSRITAILQEILIRGQEAGEIRRDIPLQMMVIQLDTIRLTMIMGWLKDPEEFSVQTFIAKSIDLFLNGCMNRSGRDPKGGDTSG
- a CDS encoding PEP/pyruvate-binding domain-containing protein, with the translated sequence MDESCKASFLSWPEAFKAGAGVVGGKGWNLARLDRYGFRIPPGGVFSARSYLEFLVENDLAETLERLAQKITIENIGESAIKEELFVVKQRIESGRVSISLQEGLISKLRHLELLDKPLAVRSSASAEDSDKASFAGILESFLNVRGLDNVLSAIKRCYASLWTPQAVTYRRKMGIRDDEVLPAVVIMEMVEAEAAGVGFTCDPRTGREDVLVLNCYSRPIMSGDRQC